A region from the Acyrthosiphon pisum isolate AL4f chromosome A1, pea_aphid_22Mar2018_4r6ur, whole genome shotgun sequence genome encodes:
- the LOC115033875 gene encoding uncharacterized protein LOC115033875, protein MLFGTFKGNAATRYGIEHEMIAIEQLENKINKKILPSGLIVDLNQPFLAASPDGLIGSDSLVEIKCPASAKDMTPEEGINSKKIKSCKILDDKLHLKRTDNYYYQVQGQLHITRRMYCYFCIWTPKGFLFEKIKRDDSFWNEKMATQLTTFYMDFLLKQLIKDEY, encoded by the exons atgttatttggaacttttaaagGAAATGCAGCAACTCGGTACGGAATAGAGCATGAAATGATTGCCATCGAgcaattggaaaataaaatcaataaaaaaattttaccatcAGGGTTGATAGTAGATTTAAATCAGCCATTTTTAGCTGCATCTCCTGATGGATTGATCGGATCAGATTCACTTGTTGAAATAAAATGCCCAGCAAGTGCCAAAGATATGACTCCAGAAGAAggaataaatagtaaaaaaataaagagttgtaaaatattagatgacaaattgcatttgaaaagaACAGATAATTACTATTATCAAGTGCAGGGTCAACTTCACATTACTCGCagaatgtattgttatttttgtatttggaCACCGAAAG gatttTTATTCGAGAAAATTAAAAGAGACGATAGTTTTTGGAATGAAAAAATGGCAACTCAGCTTACCACATTTTATATGGACTTTCTGTTAAAACAGTTAATAAAAGatgaatattaa